A single Arcobacter sp. FWKO B DNA region contains:
- a CDS encoding sensor histidine kinase, whose translation MKNKYSLYTIYTIIAVNIVVVVAIIISAYASYSYTQTKNKIFDEMKYSSALTMTSLKKNVVNYIESYSPSSYEILIVNEMDRKDILSIVIEDYNMGKILGESAYITGKIRDNNTKSVVDYDLNNIIYNKSLEECFYTNSSMIYSLSGDLIGKITIYNTDYYMKKELENIIISNIINSIVISLVLIVILILTIDFLVIKPLSNIINVIQDVDNDGIPKKEIPKYGSKEIQVLVSTMNNMIQTIKHERIELEESEQRYSSLLDAMQELVFIKDSKLKYIMTNKALEDFFGLSKEQLLGKNDYDLMDEESAKSCATSDEMVIRHHRLAVSQEQIGDKIFETHKFPVKINEKELGLGCYVVDITTKKLQEQAILEAKEKLEITLEAVNIGIWEWDILSGKAIWDKNCYELLGYKHNAFEVTYDVWKSLQYPDDVEKSHASIQSQLKSGNHYTIEFRLKKVDGSWIWIESRGKTVLSDEQGNSLKMVGTHMDITSIKEYEKSLEQEVALKTKELNELNLNLENRVLEEVEKNRQKDILLQQQTRLAAIGEMIGNIAHQWRQPLSAITAVISGLKLKEEYKILGETDIKEANDSIMKNAQFLSTTIENFRNFFKKDISKREFLVSEAINDTLSIVKASYENHFINVKFDMDEKVSYFGSDSLLSQVLLNLLSNAKDALLQNNITTKIVTISLYEDNLNIYISIKDNAGGVLDNIKDKIFDPYFTTKHQSQGTGLGLYMSNQIVQNHFNGTLTVSNIEDEDGKGALFIITIPKINKLD comes from the coding sequence TTGAAAAATAAATACTCTTTATATACAATATATACAATAATCGCTGTAAATATAGTTGTTGTAGTTGCTATAATTATATCTGCATATGCTTCTTATTCATATACTCAAACAAAAAATAAGATATTTGATGAGATGAAATATTCATCAGCACTTACTATGACATCACTCAAAAAAAATGTAGTAAACTATATAGAGTCTTATTCCCCAAGTTCTTATGAGATTTTAATTGTAAATGAAATGGATCGTAAAGATATTTTATCAATAGTTATAGAAGATTATAATATGGGTAAGATTTTGGGTGAGAGTGCATACATAACAGGCAAAATAAGAGATAATAATACAAAGAGTGTTGTTGATTATGATTTAAACAACATAATATATAATAAGAGTTTAGAAGAATGTTTTTATACAAATAGTTCTATGATTTATTCATTATCTGGTGATTTAATAGGTAAAATAACAATTTATAATACAGATTATTATATGAAAAAAGAGCTAGAAAATATCATTATATCTAATATTATTAATTCAATTGTAATTTCATTAGTACTTATTGTAATACTTATTTTAACTATTGATTTTTTAGTTATAAAGCCATTATCAAACATTATTAATGTTATTCAAGATGTAGATAATGATGGTATTCCAAAAAAAGAGATACCAAAGTATGGTTCAAAAGAGATACAAGTACTTGTATCTACTATGAATAATATGATACAAACTATAAAACATGAACGAATTGAACTTGAAGAGAGTGAACAACGATACAGTTCTTTACTGGATGCTATGCAAGAATTGGTATTTATAAAAGATTCTAAATTAAAATATATTATGACCAATAAAGCATTAGAAGATTTTTTTGGATTAAGTAAAGAACAATTATTGGGTAAAAATGATTATGATTTGATGGATGAGGAGAGTGCTAAGAGTTGTGCTACTAGTGATGAAATGGTGATACGACATCATCGTCTAGCAGTTTCTCAAGAGCAAATAGGCGATAAGATATTTGAAACTCATAAGTTTCCAGTAAAAATAAATGAAAAAGAGTTAGGATTAGGGTGTTATGTAGTAGATATAACTACCAAAAAACTACAAGAACAAGCTATACTTGAAGCGAAAGAAAAACTTGAAATTACTTTAGAAGCTGTAAATATAGGAATTTGGGAATGGGATATTTTATCTGGCAAAGCTATTTGGGATAAAAACTGTTATGAATTATTAGGATATAAGCATAATGCATTTGAAGTTACTTATGATGTTTGGAAATCTTTACAATACCCTGATGATGTAGAAAAGTCTCATGCAAGTATACAATCACAGCTAAAAAGTGGAAATCATTATACGATAGAATTTAGACTCAAAAAAGTTGATGGCTCTTGGATTTGGATTGAAAGTAGAGGTAAAACTGTATTAAGTGATGAACAAGGAAACTCGCTTAAAATGGTAGGAACTCATATGGATATCACTTCTATAAAAGAGTATGAAAAATCTTTAGAACAAGAAGTGGCACTTAAGACAAAAGAGTTAAATGAGCTAAATTTAAATCTTGAAAATAGGGTACTTGAAGAGGTGGAAAAAAATAGACAAAAGGATATTTTACTTCAACAACAAACAAGACTTGCAGCAATAGGAGAAATGATTGGGAATATAGCACACCAATGGAGACAACCATTAAGTGCTATAACAGCTGTAATAAGTGGGCTTAAATTAAAAGAAGAGTATAAAATACTTGGTGAAACAGATATCAAAGAAGCCAATGACTCTATAATGAAGAATGCACAGTTTTTATCAACAACTATAGAGAATTTTAGAAATTTTTTCAAAAAAGATATTTCAAAAAGAGAATTTTTAGTTTCTGAAGCTATAAATGATACTCTTAGTATTGTAAAAGCTTCTTATGAAAATCATTTTATCAATGTTAAGTTTGATATGGATGAAAAAGTTTCTTATTTTGGAAGTGACAGCCTTTTATCACAAGTGTTATTAAATCTTTTATCCAATGCAAAAGATGCTTTATTACAAAATAATATCACTACAAAGATAGTTACTATCTCTTTATATGAAGACAATTTAAATATTTATATTAGCATAAAAGACAATGCTGGTGGAGTCTTAGATAATATAAAAGATAAAATTTTTGACCCATATTTTACGACTAAACATCAAAGTCAAGGTACAGGACTTGGACTTTATATGAGTAATCAAATTGTACAAAACCATTTTAATGGAACACTTACAGTTTCTAATATTGAAGATGAAGATGGTAAAGGTGCTTTATTTATAATCACCATACCAAAAATCAATAAACTGGATTAA
- a CDS encoding substrate-binding domain-containing protein produces MKFLRVLFGLLLLMTALLSNENLNKKQLAYIVSDMSIPFWQIMSSGVKSSAESLGYEVAIYSSNNDSKTEIENTVKALKNKVDGIIVSPTNSLACVTILRLAKNASIPVVISDIGTDGGEYVSYISSNNLEGAYDIGKVLTKAMINKNLQDGKVGIIAIPQQRANGKARTAGFMKALDEAGIKSADIKQQVTFSYEETYEYSKELINNYPDLKAIWLQGSDKYKGALDAIKDSGKKNEILLITFDAELEFLDLIPKGILVGSAMQQPYLMGQESVKVMDLHLNGKEVQKNIQLPILAVSSENIEEMLPIIRKNVLGIEK; encoded by the coding sequence TTGCCTACATAGTTTCTGATATGAGTATTCCATTTTGGCAGATTATGTCAAGTGGTGTTAAAAGTAGTGCAGAGTCATTGGGGTATGAAGTAGCAATATATAGCTCAAATAATGATTCAAAAACAGAGATTGAAAATACTGTAAAGGCACTTAAAAATAAAGTAGATGGGATTATAGTATCGCCAACTAACTCATTAGCTTGTGTTACTATTTTAAGACTTGCTAAAAATGCAAGTATCCCTGTTGTCATCTCTGATATTGGAACAGATGGTGGGGAATATGTATCTTATATTTCATCCAATAACCTAGAAGGAGCTTATGATATAGGCAAAGTTCTTACTAAAGCTATGATAAATAAAAACTTGCAAGATGGAAAAGTAGGTATTATTGCAATTCCTCAACAAAGAGCAAATGGCAAAGCTAGAACTGCTGGATTTATGAAAGCTTTAGATGAAGCTGGTATTAAAAGTGCTGATATAAAACAACAAGTTACATTTTCATATGAAGAGACTTATGAATACTCCAAAGAGTTAATAAATAATTATCCAGATTTAAAAGCAATATGGTTACAAGGTTCTGACAAATACAAAGGTGCATTGGATGCTATAAAAGATAGTGGTAAAAAGAATGAAATACTACTTATTACATTTGATGCGGAACTAGAGTTTTTGGACTTGATTCCAAAAGGCATACTTGTAGGATCAGCTATGCAACAACCTTATTTAATGGGTCAAGAATCAGTTAAAGTGATGGATTTACATCTTAATGGAAAAGAAGTACAAAAAAATATCCAGCTTCCAATTCTTGCAGTCTCTAGTGAAAATATTGAAGAAATGTTACCAATAATAAGGAAAAATGTACTTGGTATTGAAAAATAA